A genomic window from Coccinella septempunctata chromosome 9, icCocSept1.1, whole genome shotgun sequence includes:
- the LOC123320222 gene encoding uncharacterized protein LOC123320222, which yields MESEPPDKKFDMKRERNFPNLDLSTQLNTSTQPILVVQSPKTPTLSRKLKAVSLDSEPQKENSTSLELSRDVFSMPNTPKKQIKSKLLSEFNDEANKLTPCFPSNLKKFASNTSISGSQTLKTLPEIMTLQDFSDNQNSKAEPVKFKPKGLLERRGSNASLTIDLGSNPSISEPKVQPLMRLNTARSVSNLNLTTFGTSEKCPCLKRFENGKKTGERRKSQETCGNCIIYESVPSKVDGCKSKCQIPIKRCVCTASKCRRKSLSNENLYVPPCGFCQNGSFKECIGTSKNCKGYRKAFYPRQPDIEDNQLLSEDFKNHLQNMQYLQTAGCVLSIQDLKEACEESRVPKLHQEFWEVPLNLQEKCYVSGSQSRNRYKGVLPNEHSRVHLPGVQTYIHANYIKGPDYTETAYIATQGPMAHTCQDFWSMIWHTNCQIIVMLTGLVEKGKNKCELYFPIGKRTDSPDSNKFLVKTFKVREKFTFDSKHNFQEFEEEMVEFEALDEVTFGNFKIKYLSEENFLQDCPLRYLELTRLVDGREPVEEKRVIKHYWFTNWQDHKMADPRLVLNVALDVLDNIPAEKSKESKLETRVTSNVVRKKDLFNNHEGIREDEEPSEVKKETAKGPMWSSFENSRNPFSYSFSNAEKSRSMENSSGSDTNDNPFDIRLRRTPRMVKNQRFGLAKSEESRKKVGEARQVDQWGRTVGKRKETGGLLRKDKKTEEAQKGPSKAVNGVIPNSPKESSKGTHCQRRPSSDNVKVPLVVHCSAGIGRTGCFLAILNGIQQLKNGLNVDVLAILCSLRLNRGGMVQTAEQYELIHRVLNLFAEVM from the exons ATGGAATCTGAACCTCCCGACAAAAAATTCGACATGAAACGAGAGAGGAATTTTCCCAATTTGGACCTAAGTACACAGCTGAATACCTCAACTCAACCTATTTTGGTAGTGCAGTCACCCAAAACTCCAACCTTATCAAGAAAACTAAAAGCCGTGAGTCTAGATTCTGAGCCACAGAAGGAAAACAGCACAAGTTTAGAACTATCAAGAGATGTTTTTTCAATGCCAAACACACCCAAGAAACAGATCAAATCAAAGTTACTATCCGAATTCAACGACGAAGCAAACAAATTGACACCATGTTTTCCATCAAATCTCAAGAAATTCGCTTCTAACACCAGCATATCGGGATCCCAAACATTGAAAACACTTCCAGAAATTATGACCTTGCAAGATTTCTCGGATAATCAAAATTCGAAAGCGGAACCGGTGAAATTCAAACCTAAGGGTCTGTTGGAAAGAAGGGGATCCAACGCAAGTCTTACCATAGATTTAGGTTCTAACCCGAGTATTTCGGAACCTAAGGTGCAACCGTTGATGCGATTGAATACAGCGAGAAGTGTTTCCAATTTGAATCTGACCACTTTTGGGACGAGTGAGAAATGCCCTTGCTTGAAAAGGTTCGAGAACGGGAAGAAGACTGGTGAGAGGAGAAAATCGCAGGAGACTTGTGGAAATTGCATCATTTACGAGTCGGTGCCAAGTAAGGTGGATGGTTGTAAGAGCAA GTGTCAGATTCCGATAAAGCGTTGCGTTTGTACGGCTTCAAAGTGTCGCAGAAAATCTCTTTCGAACGAGAACCTTTATGTGCCACCTTGCGGTTTCTGTCAAAATGGTTCTTTCAAAGAATGCATCGGAACCTCTAAAAACTGCAAAGGGTATCGCAAGGCTTTCTACCCTCGACAGCCGGATATTGAGGACAACCAGTTACTTTCCGAGGATTTTAAGAACCATTTACAGAACATGCAGTATCTGCAAACGGCAGGTTGTGTCCTTTCTATCCAGGATCTGAAGGAGGCTTGCGAG GAAAGTAGGGTGCCGAAGTTGCATCAGGAGTTTTGGGAGGTTCCGTTGAACCTCCAAGAGAAGTGTTACGTGTCTGGAAGTCAGAGCAGGAATAGATACAAGGGTGTCTTGCCAAACGAACACAGTAGAGTTCACTTGCCAGGAGTACAAACTTATATACATGCCAACTACATTAAG GGACCTGATTATACCGAGACAGCTTATATTGCCACTCAAGGACCTATGGCCCATACTTGCCAAGATTTTTGGAGTATGATTTGGCACACAAAC TGCCAAATCATAGTGATGCTCACGGGTCTTGTTGAAAAGGGGAAAAACAAGTGCGAACTGTATTTTCCGATTGGTAAAAGAACGGATTCCCCCGACTCCAACAAGTTCCTCGTCAAAACCTTCAAAGTGAGGGAAAAGTTCACGTTTGACAGCAAGCATAACTTCCAGGAATTCGAGGAAGAAATGGTGGAGTTCGAGGCACTGGACGAAGTCACGTTTGGTAActttaaaattaaatatttgtcGGAGGAAAACTTCTTGCAGGACTGTCCGTTGAGGTACTTAGAGTTGACAAGGTTGGTGGACGGTAGGGAACCCGTCGAAGAGAAAAGGGTGATCAAACACTATTGGTTCACCAACTGGCAGGACCACAAGATGGCCGATCCCCGGTTGGTCCTCAACGTGGCCCTGGATGTCTTGGATAACATCCCTGCGGAAAAATCCAAGGAATCTAAGCTCGAGACTCGAGTAACAAGCAACGTTGTCCGAAAAAAGGACCTGTTTAACAACCACGAAGGTATCAGAGAGGACGAGGAACCGTCTGAAGTGAAAAAGGAAACTGCGAAGGGACCCATGTGGTCATCCTTCGAGAATTCCAGGAATCCTTTCTCTTATTCCTTTTCCAACGCGGAGAAATCGAGGTCTATGGAAAATTCCTCGGGTTCCGATACCAACGACAACCCTTTCGACATCAGACTGCGGAGGACCCCCCGGATGGTGAAGAACCAAAGGTTCGGCCTGGCCAAATCCGAGGAATCCAGGAAGAAGGTGGGGGAGGCCAGACAGGTGGACCAGTGGGGTAGGACAGTTGGAAAGAGAAAGGAAACCGGGGGGCTGTTGAGGAAGGATAAAAAAACGGAGGAAGCACAGAAGGGCCCCAGCAAGGCGGTGAACGGGGTTATACCAAACAGTCCCAAGGAATCTTCCAAAGGGACCCATTGCCAAAGGAGACCTTCCTCGGATAACGTCAAGGTACCCCTGGTGGTGCATTGCAGCGCTGGGATTGGAAGGACTGGCTGTTTCTTGGCCATCCTCAACGGCATACAACAGCTGAAGAACGGCCTCAACGTCGACGTGCTGGCCATCCTGTGCTCGTTGAGACTGAACAGAGGCGGCATGGTACAGACGGCCGAACAGTACGAGTTGATACACAGGGTGTTGAATTTGTTTGCCGAAGTCATGTAG